A region of Lacinutrix sp. Hel_I_90 DNA encodes the following proteins:
- a CDS encoding permease produces the protein MNNFLKQWSEAAFTTTGFFWMALWAFALGYIISSMIQVFVTEKKMQETMGKNEGKGVLLGTFFGFISSSCSFAALASTKSLFKKGASFISSIAFLLASTNLVIELGIIISIFLGWQFVVGEYVGGLLLILISWILIRLINPKKLIENARKNLKNQDDDDMDTSKSWKKKIQSEKGWAKVSKQYGMEWKMVWKDVTVGFTIAGIVAAFVPDAFFQTLFINSGNGNTDFTFFEILEHIIVGPVAAFMTFIGSMGNIPLAALLFGKGVSFAGVMAFIFSDLVVFPVLRINAKYYGWKMSLFIVFLLFTALIGTSLILHYSFDFLNILPDPSQVKIQDSDYFKIDYTFFLNIAFLALSGFLIYLGFFKSTAVKQMKEMAPKSQLLENVLKYAALVCYVWLGGGLMVKFFIL, from the coding sequence ATGAACAACTTTCTAAAACAATGGTCCGAAGCAGCCTTTACGACCACTGGATTTTTCTGGATGGCGCTTTGGGCATTTGCACTCGGCTATATCATAAGCAGTATGATACAGGTTTTTGTAACCGAAAAAAAGATGCAGGAAACCATGGGTAAAAATGAGGGCAAAGGTGTTTTACTCGGTACGTTTTTTGGGTTTATCAGCAGTTCCTGCAGTTTTGCCGCTTTGGCATCTACAAAATCCTTATTTAAAAAAGGAGCAAGTTTTATCTCGTCGATTGCCTTTTTGTTGGCATCCACCAATTTGGTCATCGAGCTTGGAATCATCATTTCCATTTTCCTCGGCTGGCAATTTGTCGTTGGTGAATATGTTGGAGGCCTATTATTAATTTTGATTTCTTGGATTTTAATCCGATTGATAAACCCCAAGAAACTCATTGAAAATGCCCGGAAAAACTTAAAGAACCAAGACGATGATGATATGGACACTTCGAAATCTTGGAAAAAGAAAATACAATCCGAAAAAGGTTGGGCAAAAGTGTCCAAACAATACGGAATGGAGTGGAAAATGGTATGGAAAGACGTAACCGTAGGTTTTACAATAGCAGGAATCGTCGCTGCCTTTGTACCCGATGCATTCTTTCAAACCTTGTTTATTAATAGTGGCAACGGAAACACCGATTTTACATTTTTTGAAATCCTAGAGCATATTATTGTTGGGCCAGTTGCTGCCTTTATGACCTTTATTGGCTCCATGGGAAACATTCCTTTGGCTGCGCTGCTGTTTGGTAAAGGCGTAAGTTTTGCAGGTGTTATGGCATTTATATTTAGTGATTTAGTCGTTTTTCCAGTACTGCGTATCAATGCAAAATACTATGGTTGGAAAATGTCATTATTTATCGTCTTTTTATTATTTACTGCTCTAATAGGCACCTCTTTAATTTTACATTATTCTTTTGATTTTTTGAATATTTTACCCGACCCGTCACAGGTGAAAATTCAGGATAGTGACTATTTCAAGATTGATTACACTTTCTTTTTAAACATAGCCTTTTTAGCACTTTCAGGGTTTTTAATTTATCTCGGATTTTTCAAAAGCACAGCGGTAAAACAAATGAAGGAAATGGCACCAAAAAGTCAATTGTTAGAAAATGTTTTGAAGTATGCTGCTTTAGTGTGTTACGTTTGGCTTGGTGGCGGATTAATGGTTAAATTCTTTATTCTTTAA
- a CDS encoding TolC family protein, whose amino-acid sequence MKHIKLNIKEGVFLCAFLFVLNGNAQQLGTLIDEALTNNPELQKFELQYGIASEKVNEVNTLPNTEFGVGYFVSEPETRTGAQRFKVSAKQMLPWFGTITSRENYVSSLADAKYEDIVIAKRKLMASVSQSYYNLYANKAKQEVLTENIKLLETYETLALTSVEVGKASAVDVLRLQMRQNEMQQLKEVLGQHYLTEQTTFNKLLNREKDIVVTSVDDLMIPLEETEINTKNLALHPELIKYEKLYQSVEQSEVLNQKENSPMIGFGLDYINVERRPNMIFSDNGKDIIMPMVSVSIPIFNNKYKSQTKQNELQKQEVVAQKQERLNTLETLLDKAINERVSARISYVTQSKNLKQAQDAENILIRSYETGTIDFNDVLDIQELQLKFQMNQIESVKTYYVQTAIINYITN is encoded by the coding sequence ATGAAACATATTAAATTGAATATAAAAGAAGGGGTTTTTCTTTGTGCTTTTCTCTTTGTTCTTAATGGCAATGCACAGCAATTGGGAACCCTTATTGATGAAGCATTAACAAATAATCCAGAACTTCAAAAGTTTGAATTACAATACGGTATTGCTTCCGAAAAAGTGAATGAAGTCAACACCTTGCCTAACACCGAATTTGGTGTCGGTTACTTTGTGAGTGAGCCAGAAACACGAACAGGAGCGCAACGTTTTAAAGTATCGGCTAAACAAATGTTACCGTGGTTTGGGACCATTACATCAAGAGAAAATTATGTGAGTTCGTTGGCCGATGCTAAATACGAGGACATTGTTATCGCAAAGCGAAAATTGATGGCTTCGGTATCACAATCCTATTATAATTTATACGCCAACAAAGCTAAACAAGAGGTGCTAACCGAAAACATCAAACTATTAGAAACCTACGAAACCTTGGCACTAACATCTGTTGAGGTAGGTAAAGCATCTGCTGTAGATGTGTTGCGTTTACAAATGCGCCAAAATGAAATGCAACAATTAAAAGAGGTTTTGGGTCAACACTATCTAACAGAACAGACTACTTTTAATAAGCTTTTAAATCGCGAGAAGGATATTGTGGTAACTAGTGTAGACGATTTGATGATTCCTTTAGAAGAAACGGAAATAAACACTAAAAATTTAGCATTACATCCGGAGTTAATTAAATACGAGAAACTCTATCAATCTGTAGAACAATCGGAAGTATTGAACCAAAAAGAAAACAGTCCAATGATTGGATTTGGATTGGACTATATCAATGTTGAAAGGCGACCAAATATGATTTTTAGTGATAACGGAAAAGACATTATTATGCCCATGGTATCCGTCTCCATTCCCATATTTAATAATAAATACAAATCACAAACAAAGCAAAATGAGCTGCAAAAACAAGAGGTTGTAGCACAAAAGCAAGAACGCTTAAATACCTTAGAAACGCTTTTAGATAAAGCCATTAACGAGAGGGTTTCTGCAAGAATAAGTTATGTAACACAATCAAAAAACTTAAAGCAAGCTCAAGATGCAGAAAACATTTTAATTAGAAGCTATGAAACCGGAACGATTGATTTTAATGATGTGTTAGACATACAGGAATTACAATTGAAATTTCAAATGAACCAAATCGAATCGGTGAAAACCTATTATGTGCAAACGGCAATAATCAATTACATAACAAACTAA
- a CDS encoding amino acid permease: MPQNFVNQARTFGATPVFFTSIATILGAIMFLRFGFAVGQVGFMGAIAIIVIGHAVTIPTAMAIAEIATNQKVEGGGEYYIISRSFGLVIGSTIGIALYFSQAISIAFYVMAFSEAFTILIDWLIASLSMPDWLVWLFSQKQTIGIPGLLLLTYVMLTKGADLGVKVLYTVVAVLALSLGAFFIGTTEYSKTHDFSPFETLYDVKEESVMIEEDRFIVAEDAGYGSDSLSVGDISNKDKQPKISQEATTETDNGLPEAIGFFIVFSIIFPAFTGMTAGVGLSGNLKNPGKSIPLGTLAGTLCGMFMYFLIAWKLSISAPPEALADTSRLVMADIAWQGWWIIPLGLAAATISSALGSIMVAPRTLQAIARDGIFPTPKFNIWLSKGKGAEDEPYNASVITIVIAGVFILMGALDSVAQIISMFFMVTYGSLCLISFLNHFAADPSYRPKFKSRWYLSLFGAISCFALMFFMNAAYAVSAIIMILVLFAWVAHYNKEKRNLAVIFQGAIFQVSRQLQIFLQKSEKEQSQSWRPSTIAISEDSFKRFSAFQLLSWIAHRYGFGTYIHYIKGYLSKETNLEATRCKKQLIAMADASKSNVFIDTLVSPSFTSTVAQIIQLPGIAGKENNLLLFEYHKNHPDNLLDIVDNMGLIKSVDFDLIILASSERGFGLKKQIHLWISPYDFQNANLMILLAYILMGHPDWKEATINIYAIFPEDSIDEERQRLLLLIQTGQLPISPKNIEFISQKAALSTKHIINEKSKDADLTIVGLIEKVVEHLGAKAFDGYDNVGNVLFVNAADSKEIK, from the coding sequence ATGCCGCAGAACTTTGTCAATCAAGCCCGCACTTTTGGAGCTACTCCTGTTTTTTTCACTTCAATAGCCACGATTTTAGGTGCTATCATGTTTCTGCGGTTTGGTTTTGCGGTAGGGCAGGTAGGGTTTATGGGAGCTATAGCCATTATTGTCATTGGTCATGCGGTCACTATTCCTACTGCAATGGCCATCGCAGAAATTGCGACCAACCAAAAAGTAGAGGGTGGAGGAGAGTACTATATTATTTCTCGTTCCTTTGGACTGGTTATAGGCTCGACCATTGGTATTGCCTTATATTTTTCACAAGCTATCAGTATCGCTTTTTACGTGATGGCTTTTTCGGAAGCCTTCACGATCTTAATTGATTGGTTAATTGCTAGCTTGTCTATGCCAGACTGGCTCGTGTGGTTGTTTAGTCAGAAACAAACCATCGGAATCCCTGGTTTGCTATTGCTTACTTATGTCATGTTGACCAAGGGTGCGGACTTGGGAGTCAAAGTTCTCTACACTGTTGTTGCTGTTCTTGCCCTTTCGTTAGGTGCATTCTTTATAGGAACAACAGAATACAGCAAAACTCATGATTTTTCGCCTTTTGAAACCTTGTACGATGTAAAAGAAGAATCCGTGATGATCGAAGAGGACAGGTTCATAGTGGCGGAAGATGCTGGGTATGGGTCCGACAGTCTTTCGGTAGGGGATATATCCAATAAAGACAAGCAGCCAAAAATTTCGCAAGAAGCAACCACTGAAACTGATAACGGCCTTCCTGAAGCGATCGGTTTTTTTATTGTTTTTTCCATTATATTCCCGGCATTTACGGGGATGACTGCAGGTGTGGGGTTGTCCGGTAATCTTAAAAACCCAGGTAAATCCATACCGCTGGGCACATTGGCGGGAACGCTCTGCGGAATGTTTATGTACTTTTTAATTGCATGGAAGCTGTCCATATCCGCACCACCAGAAGCCTTAGCAGATACCTCACGATTGGTCATGGCAGATATTGCCTGGCAAGGTTGGTGGATAATTCCTTTAGGCTTGGCCGCAGCGACAATATCATCAGCTTTGGGAAGTATTATGGTTGCTCCCCGCACACTGCAGGCTATTGCGCGAGACGGGATTTTTCCCACTCCAAAATTCAACATCTGGTTATCAAAAGGAAAGGGCGCTGAAGATGAGCCCTATAATGCCTCCGTAATAACAATAGTAATTGCTGGTGTATTTATCCTTATGGGTGCCCTAGATAGTGTTGCACAGATTATTTCTATGTTTTTTATGGTAACCTATGGTTCGCTATGCCTGATTTCCTTTCTTAACCATTTTGCCGCTGACCCTTCGTACCGCCCTAAATTTAAATCCCGTTGGTATTTGTCCTTATTTGGCGCCATAAGTTGCTTCGCCCTTATGTTTTTTATGAATGCTGCCTATGCTGTTTCGGCAATCATTATGATTTTGGTATTGTTTGCTTGGGTGGCGCACTATAATAAGGAAAAAAGAAACCTCGCCGTTATATTTCAAGGGGCTATTTTTCAGGTAAGTCGGCAATTGCAGATTTTTCTTCAAAAATCGGAAAAAGAACAATCACAAAGCTGGAGACCTTCAACCATTGCCATTTCAGAAGATAGTTTTAAACGATTCTCCGCGTTCCAGTTATTAAGTTGGATAGCACATCGCTATGGTTTTGGTACCTACATTCATTATATTAAGGGCTACTTATCCAAAGAGACTAACTTGGAGGCTACCCGCTGTAAGAAGCAGTTGATAGCCATGGCAGATGCCAGTAAAAGCAATGTTTTTATCGATACATTAGTCTCGCCATCATTTACCTCTACCGTTGCACAGATTATCCAGTTGCCGGGTATTGCAGGTAAAGAAAATAATCTCCTTCTTTTCGAGTATCACAAAAACCATCCAGACAACCTTCTGGACATAGTTGATAATATGGGGCTTATTAAATCTGTTGATTTTGACCTTATTATACTGGCCAGTTCAGAAAGGGGCTTTGGTTTAAAGAAGCAGATTCACCTTTGGATTTCACCTTATGATTTTCAAAACGCCAATCTTATGATTTTACTTGCCTATATTTTAATGGGGCATCCCGACTGGAAAGAAGCGACAATAAATATTTACGCCATCTTTCCTGAAGATTCTATTGATGAGGAACGACAACGGCTATTACTTTTGATACAAACAGGGCAATTGCCAATTTCGCCAAAAAACATCGAGTTTATCTCCCAAAAAGCGGCCTTGAGTACCAAACATATAATCAATGAGAAATCGAAAGATGCCGATTTAACGATTGTTGGGTTGATTGAAAAGGTCGTTGAGCACCTAGGTGCCAAAGCCTTTGATGGTTATGACAATGTTGGGAACGTGCTTTTTGTAAATGCTGCTGATTCTAAAGAGATTAAATAA
- a CDS encoding efflux RND transporter permease subunit, with protein MLNKAIKFLIENKLVAVLLLVLFVGWGTVNAPFNWDTGFLPSNPVAVDAIPDIGENQQIVFTKWEGRSPQDIEDQVTYPLTTSLLGIPGVKTIRSSSMFGFSSIYIIFEENIEFYWSRSRILEKLNSLPSGLLPEDVNPTLGPDATGLGQIFWYTLEGRDDKGNVTGGWDLQELRSIQDYYVKYALSSASGVSEVASIGGYVQEYQVDVNPELMRQYNIGLNEVVKAVKESNKDIGAQTLEINQAEYLVRGLGYVKSIEDIENAVVTSEDYTSIKIKDIGKVSLGPAARRGILDKEGAEVVGAVVVARYGANPMEVITNVKEKIKELSAGLPSKVLADGRRSQVTIVPFYDRTELIEETLSTLNEALTLEILITILVIIIMVFNLRASLLISGLLPVAIVMVFIAMKLFGVDANIVALSGIAIAIGTMVDVGVILSENIIRHLDEEEQQSTTNNQQLTTNQIVYNATAEVSGAIVTAVMTTIISFIPVFTMIGAEGKLFRPLAFTKTFALAASLVIALFLIPPFAAYLFRKRTLKKSFNYILNLVLIGLGVTAILYGFWLGFIVIAFGALSLWSLYFEKSEINIALAAFHYSLSKNAINIIISAFTIVFFLAEYWRPLGVDKNIFWNLIFVSVICFGLLGVFSLLRKFYSKILQWALAHKLVFLIIPTTLVVLGFVIMKNTGKEFMPALNEGSFLLMPTSMPHSGVEENKRVLQQLDMAVASIPEIKTVVGKAGRTESALDPAPLSMYENIIQYKPEYMLNENRERQRYKVNTDGEYVLKNGMALRAEQREAWQSLNAKEQLIPDNDGEFYRNWRPEIQSPDDIWNEIVRVTKLPGVTSAPKLQPIETRLVMLQTGMRAPMGIKVKGQDLKQIEAFGIQLENIIKQAEGVKKEAVFADRIVGKPYLLIDIDREKIARYGISIQDVQEVLKIAVGGMVLTQTVEGRERYGVRVRYPRELRANPTDLKQIYIPVSKGSPVPLSELASIRYEKGPQVIKSEDTFLVGYVLFDKLDGFAEVNVVENAQALIQQKIDSGELVVPKGMNYTFTGTYENQLRAEKTLSVVVPLALFIIFLILYFQFRSVATSFMVFTGITVAFAGGFIMIWLYGQDWFLNFNVFGENLRDLFQIRTVNLSVAVWVGFIALFGISTDDGVIMATYLNQVFDKNKPESKLGIRKSVVEAASKRIRPCLMTTVTTTLALLPVLTSTGKGSDIMIPMSIPIFGGMIIDVTSYFLVPVLYSWKQEFQLKRAAK; from the coding sequence ATGCTTAATAAAGCTATTAAATTCCTTATCGAGAATAAACTCGTAGCGGTACTACTACTCGTCCTTTTTGTAGGATGGGGAACCGTTAATGCGCCTTTTAATTGGGATACAGGATTTTTACCAAGTAACCCTGTAGCGGTAGATGCTATTCCAGATATTGGAGAAAACCAACAGATTGTATTTACTAAATGGGAGGGACGTTCACCACAAGACATTGAAGATCAAGTCACCTACCCGCTAACCACTTCTTTATTAGGTATTCCAGGTGTAAAAACCATTCGCAGCTCTTCAATGTTTGGTTTTTCAAGTATCTATATCATTTTTGAAGAAAACATTGAGTTCTATTGGAGTCGCAGTCGCATCCTAGAAAAATTAAACTCATTACCAAGCGGTTTACTTCCGGAAGATGTTAACCCAACTTTAGGTCCAGATGCTACAGGTTTAGGGCAAATATTTTGGTATACCTTAGAAGGGCGTGACGACAAAGGGAATGTAACCGGTGGTTGGGATTTACAAGAATTACGGAGCATTCAAGACTATTACGTAAAATATGCGCTATCCTCTGCAAGTGGCGTTTCTGAAGTAGCCTCTATTGGTGGTTATGTTCAGGAATATCAAGTGGATGTTAATCCAGAATTGATGCGACAATACAATATTGGTTTAAATGAAGTCGTAAAAGCAGTCAAGGAAAGCAATAAAGATATAGGTGCACAAACGTTGGAAATTAATCAAGCCGAATATTTAGTGCGTGGTTTAGGCTATGTGAAGTCTATCGAAGACATTGAAAATGCGGTAGTCACTTCCGAAGATTATACGTCAATAAAAATTAAAGATATTGGTAAAGTCTCATTAGGACCTGCAGCACGTAGAGGTATTTTAGATAAAGAAGGTGCTGAAGTTGTTGGTGCTGTCGTGGTGGCAAGATATGGTGCAAACCCTATGGAAGTGATTACCAACGTTAAAGAAAAAATTAAAGAACTAAGCGCAGGATTACCATCAAAAGTGTTGGCAGATGGTAGAAGGTCACAGGTAACCATTGTTCCTTTTTACGACAGAACAGAACTCATTGAAGAAACATTAAGTACACTAAACGAAGCTTTAACCTTAGAAATTTTAATAACCATTCTCGTTATTATCATTATGGTATTTAATCTTCGCGCGTCCTTATTAATTTCTGGGTTATTACCTGTAGCTATAGTAATGGTATTCATAGCAATGAAACTATTTGGTGTTGATGCTAATATCGTAGCATTGTCAGGTATCGCTATTGCGATTGGTACCATGGTTGACGTGGGCGTCATACTTTCAGAAAATATTATTAGGCACCTTGATGAAGAAGAACAACAATCAACAACTAACAACCAACAACTAACAACTAATCAAATCGTTTATAACGCAACAGCCGAAGTGTCTGGTGCAATCGTAACTGCAGTGATGACAACAATAATAAGTTTCATTCCTGTATTTACGATGATTGGTGCAGAAGGCAAATTATTCAGACCATTAGCCTTTACAAAAACCTTTGCTTTAGCGGCTTCCTTAGTGATTGCCTTGTTCTTAATCCCCCCTTTTGCTGCCTATTTATTTAGAAAAAGAACGCTTAAAAAGAGTTTCAACTATATTTTAAATTTAGTTTTAATAGGATTGGGTGTCACTGCGATTTTATATGGGTTTTGGTTAGGATTCATTGTAATAGCATTTGGAGCATTGTCACTATGGAGTCTTTATTTCGAAAAATCCGAGATCAACATAGCACTAGCTGCTTTTCACTATTCGCTTTCAAAAAACGCAATCAATATTATCATTTCAGCATTTACAATCGTATTTTTTTTAGCTGAATATTGGAGGCCTCTAGGAGTCGATAAAAATATCTTTTGGAATCTCATTTTTGTGAGTGTTATTTGTTTTGGCTTATTAGGAGTTTTTTCATTATTAAGAAAATTCTATAGTAAGATCTTGCAATGGGCTTTAGCTCATAAACTAGTATTCTTAATTATACCAACAACACTCGTTGTACTTGGTTTTGTCATCATGAAAAACACAGGTAAAGAATTTATGCCTGCTTTAAATGAAGGTTCGTTTCTTTTAATGCCTACCTCAATGCCACATTCTGGCGTTGAAGAGAATAAACGGGTATTACAGCAGTTGGATATGGCGGTAGCGAGTATTCCAGAAATTAAAACGGTTGTGGGAAAGGCTGGTAGAACAGAATCGGCTTTAGATCCTGCACCATTATCAATGTATGAGAATATCATTCAGTATAAACCAGAATATATGCTGAATGAAAACCGCGAACGCCAGCGCTATAAAGTAAATACTGATGGTGAATATGTGCTAAAAAATGGAATGGCATTGCGAGCAGAACAGCGTGAAGCTTGGCAATCTCTAAATGCAAAAGAACAACTCATTCCAGACAATGATGGTGAGTTTTACCGTAATTGGCGACCAGAAATACAATCACCTGACGATATTTGGAATGAAATTGTACGCGTCACCAAATTACCTGGTGTCACATCAGCCCCTAAACTACAGCCTATTGAAACCCGATTGGTCATGCTACAAACGGGCATGCGCGCACCAATGGGTATAAAGGTGAAAGGACAAGATTTAAAGCAAATAGAAGCGTTTGGTATCCAATTAGAAAATATTATAAAACAAGCGGAAGGCGTAAAAAAAGAGGCTGTTTTTGCAGACCGTATTGTAGGTAAGCCGTATTTGCTAATTGATATTGATCGCGAAAAAATTGCACGTTATGGTATCTCTATACAAGATGTGCAAGAGGTGTTAAAAATTGCTGTTGGAGGCATGGTGTTAACGCAAACGGTTGAAGGTCGAGAACGTTATGGTGTACGTGTACGTTACCCAAGAGAATTAAGAGCCAATCCAACCGATTTAAAGCAAATTTATATTCCGGTTTCAAAAGGCAGTCCCGTACCCTTAAGTGAATTGGCAAGCATTCGCTATGAAAAAGGACCTCAAGTGATTAAAAGTGAAGACACTTTTTTAGTTGGTTATGTGTTGTTCGATAAATTGGATGGCTTTGCAGAAGTAAATGTCGTTGAAAATGCACAAGCGCTTATTCAACAAAAAATAGATTCAGGCGAATTAGTAGTGCCAAAAGGCATGAACTATACCTTTACAGGAACCTATGAAAATCAATTACGGGCAGAAAAAACCTTGTCTGTTGTAGTGCCCTTAGCACTGTTTATTATTTTCTTGATTTTGTATTTTCAGTTCCGTTCTGTGGCGACATCATTTATGGTGTTTACAGGTATTACAGTGGCTTTTGCAGGTGGGTTTATTATGATTTGGTTATATGGTCAGGATTGGTTTTTAAACTTTAATGTGTTTGGAGAAAACCTGCGTGATTTATTTCAAATCCGTACCGTAAACTTAAGTGTTGCTGTTTGGGTTGGGTTTATTGCGTTGTTTGGTATTTCTACAGATGATGGTGTGATTATGGCAACCTACCTCAATCAAGTCTTTGATAAAAACAAACCAGAAAGTAAACTGGGCATACGAAAGTCTGTGGTAGAAGCTGCTTCAAAACGTATAAGACCCTGTTTAATGACAACGGTAACCACTACTTTGGCATTACTACCAGTATTAACCTCTACAGGCAAGGGGAGTGATATTATGATACCCATGTCTATACCTATTTTCGGAGGCATGATTATAGATGTGACGTCCTATTTTTTGGTTCCTGTATTGTATAGCTGGAAACAGGAATTTCAACTTAAAAGAGCAGCAAAATGA
- a CDS encoding DUF302 domain-containing protein produces the protein MDYYFNKTIKGTFEAVIERVTEGLKDEGFGILTEIDVKETMKKKLDVDFKKYKILGACNPPYAYKALQAEDKIGTMLPCNVILQEIEAGVIEVAAVNPMASMQAVNNTELKEIAEEITDKLKAIIEGL, from the coding sequence ATGGACTATTATTTTAATAAAACAATAAAAGGCACTTTTGAAGCGGTTATTGAAAGGGTCACAGAAGGATTAAAAGATGAGGGTTTTGGTATTCTCACTGAGATTGATGTTAAAGAAACCATGAAAAAGAAACTTGATGTGGATTTTAAGAAGTACAAAATTCTGGGTGCCTGCAATCCGCCTTATGCCTATAAAGCTTTGCAGGCAGAAGATAAAATTGGAACCATGTTGCCATGTAATGTTATTTTACAGGAAATTGAAGCTGGGGTCATTGAGGTCGCGGCAGTAAACCCGATGGCATCAATGCAAGCAGTTAATAATACGGAATTAAAAGAAATTGCAGAGGAGATTACAGATAAACTTAAGGCAATAATAGAAGGGCTTTAA
- a CDS encoding VOC family protein: MKVQAYLSFNGNCQEALHYYSDLFNAKVINRQTYEDKKIDVPSSYRGKLQHAELKGEGIHFMAYDVSPDTPLNNGNQINMSVDVSSKNEGKELFEKLAHGGQVYHEYRERDWGYFGRCTDKYGIGWMVNYNN, from the coding sequence ATGAAAGTACAAGCCTATTTATCATTTAATGGAAATTGTCAGGAGGCATTACATTATTATAGCGATCTCTTTAACGCCAAGGTTATCAACCGTCAAACCTATGAAGATAAAAAAATAGATGTTCCTTCTTCATATAGAGGTAAATTACAGCATGCTGAGTTAAAGGGGGAGGGTATTCACTTTATGGCTTACGACGTTTCTCCCGACACACCGCTCAATAACGGCAATCAAATTAATATGAGTGTTGACGTTTCCAGTAAAAATGAAGGGAAAGAACTTTTTGAGAAACTTGCTCACGGCGGTCAAGTATATCATGAATATCGAGAGAGAGATTGGGGTTATTTTGGGCGTTGCACAGATAAGTATGGCATTGGATGGATGGTTAATTATAACAACTAA